The Hippopotamus amphibius kiboko isolate mHipAmp2 chromosome 13, mHipAmp2.hap2, whole genome shotgun sequence sequence GCGGTGCGGCCCAAACTCATGGTCTCCATACACTTAAACGAATGGTTCCCCACTTCACCTTcttcccagaccctctgttcgtACCTACGGTGCCTCACTAGCAGTGGCTTCCTTCCTTCAGGAAGTGCAGGCCCTCAGGCGCTGTCTCCCTTGGCTTCCTCAGCCTCGGGGACCCCTCCAAACCTTACTATTCAGTGCCACCCTCTCCCCTTTCTTTAGGAATCAGAGACAGGCTTCCTGTTCGAGGTGAGCCTGCTCACccctgctctgggctctgggccCATCCTGTGCTCTCATAGATCTTTATCCTCTTGCTTTCTATTTGCTGTGTTTCTTCACTCTATCCCTTCCCCTCACTGCCAGATTTCTCagaataagttttcatttcatgtTTCCTTCCGGTGTTCCTCACTTCTCACTTAATCCTTAGCCTGTTCCTGGCATGTCTCTGCCCTATTGCCCCTCACCTTTCTactcctccctcctttttcattttctctagtcCTTTGGCTTCTCTCAGGCCATGCCTCCTGATTCTCCTCCATCTCAGGGTGACTCCCTTGCTCTTGTGTCCCTTCCAGGCTGCCCGTGCTCTGTTCATCCCTGATGTATTGGTGTTTCCCTAAGGTGCTGTCTCAGTTCCCTCTTCACTGCTCCCTGGGTGAACTCACTTGCCCGGGGCATTTTATGTGATGTTGCCTCACAAAACAATGTGCCTGGATGTGCAGCCACCTACTGGACATCTGTACCTGGATGACCAAGAACCATCTCAACTCCTTGGGTCCCAAAGTTGAGGCCCTCTTCCTTCTATAAACTGGGTTCTCTTACTCTGTCCTCTTACTCAGTGGATAGTAGTCACTTTTCTCTAAAATCAGAAGCTGGGAGGTCATCCTAGACTCAGCTGTCTCCCTCTGTCCCACATCCAGCTCACCAAGTCTGTTCTCGCTGCCACTTCTTTATTCAGCTCTCCTCATTTCTTGCCTGGGTTCTGCAGAGCCTGTGGTGGGTTCTTACTGCCTTCAGTCTTGTCACCTTCCTGTCTGTTATCCATACGGCCTTTACAATACAAGTCTGACCATGTCACACCTCCATTGGCCTCCTTCCTCCCAGAGAGTCTCACCCAGGCTTTTTGGCCTGGCTTATGAAGGCACTTGTGATTGACCCCTGACTTTCTTCCCTTGGCATCATATCTTGCCATCATGGGCCTTGCCCTTTATCCTCTGGAGTCTCCAGCTTACACCAAGGTGTTTCTTTCATAAAGAATGTAATTGTcacttttcatctctgttttaccTTATCTTTAAAATCTGGCACAATAACCCCTCTTCCTAGAAACCTCTCTGCCCACCACTTCTTCTAGGTTTACCTGACACCTGTGGCCTTGTCCCCACATTGATCTCACACAGGTGGTTGTATGTTTACTTATGTCTCCTCTGCTGGACAGCCTGCTCCTCAAAGGCAAATATAGGATGTATCTGTCTGATACACCTTTGTaacgcaccccaccccccccatccctgGCCCCCGGCCTTGAGCTCTAGTGTGGGAACAGAATGGGAGATGaggaaatatttggtgaatgaatgaattaactaATTAATGAAAAATGCACCTCTTCACTGTCATCCTGTTACAACCTCTTACTTTATCTCTGTCCCCCTTTTCTCCTCCAGGTTACACGGGAGACAATGCTAAACCAGGTGGGTAGGGTGAGCCCCTGCTTCAGGAAAACCTTGGATCCTGGGAGGGTATGTTCTGAAGAGGGTCACAGAGGTAGTGTTTCTGTGTCTATAGGAAGCAGAAATTCAGTCTAAATGGCCTGCTTTCTAAAGAACAGCCTTTGCCTGCCAAGACATGCAGACTCAACAGTGCCCATTAAAAGAGTATTTGGGCCTCCTGTGGGAATGCAGAGCCTCTTCAAGTTCAACCCAGGCTGCATCCCGTCAGGGAACATGTCCAGGAAGCTGATTCAGACCGTTTTCCACACAGAAACCTTTTGAACTCTAAACTGTTCATTTGCAAATAGAGCCTGTTGGGCCTTGTGGGAGTGTCTGCAGAGCTTGGCTCTTCTGGGGTCTTCCTGTCTTTTTCCTTAGACCTTAGGGGTGGAGGGTTGGGTTGCTCCTGCTTGTTCACGGGCTTCCATTGTCACGGGTGCACCCTGATTTGTTATGCATTGCTTAGTTGATTAAGTTAGTTATTTCTGCTTATGTCCATGCCCCACCCCTATTCtccctcttcatcctcctcccaACCTTTCTTGTGTATTTGATGTGtatctttctgtttgtgtgtgtttttgtaaaaatacatgtggttttgtgtgcatgtatttttaaCTTATATAAATAGTATGTGCTCTagatctctttctgtttcatcctCTTTTCATTcagtgccatttaaaaaaaacattttatttggaagtaattttaaacttagaaaagacgacaaaaatagtacagagaacacgcacacacacataattttttcaGAATCAGTTGAGGGTAACATACAGCATGGCTCTTTATCTCTAAATACTCTGGTGGTGTTTTCTAAGAGTATTCTCTTAGATAACCACAATACAACTTAtcaatttcaaaatttacattGATACCATATTTTTATCTACTGTCTATATTCCAATTGAGTTAGCCTTCTGCATTCCTAGCAGTAGTGTGTGAAGGTATATATATTGCTACAGACCTTCAACCCCTTGACATGACTCAACCTTTACATTTTTTTGCCTAtctgataaataaaaaaatgacttCCTTGTTTAATTGACATTTTTCTCATTACTAATAAGTTTGAGCATGTCTCAATGTGCTGTTGGCCTCTTGAGTTTCCTCTTCTAATGAATTGACTGTCCTTATCCTTTGCATATTgtctgttgttcttttttcttgttgatttcctAGAGTTTCTTGTATATTCCTAATAAAAGTCTTGTATTGCTTTTAGATATTGCGGATATTACCTCCTAATCTGTCATCTGTCTGTTAACTTTGTTCCTGGGGTCAAAAATCCTTGATTTTGATGTAATCAAGTTGATCAGTTTAATGCTTTGTGGGTTGTGGTTTGAGGTTTTGTTTGAAGAGTCCTTTCCCCTCCCATGTCACATGATTGGCTGTTACCTTAACagttttacctttcacatttaggtcttcaagTATTAATAATACTAGAAAGGaatccagttttgtttttcttatttcttttatagtgagaccattttcccagcaccatctaTTCAACAATCCGTAGTCTATCCTTTACTCACTGATTGTGGTGGCTCCTTTATTTACATTGTTTCTATATTCTGTGGAACAATCTCAAgctctctattctctttttttcttgttcacttgtctttctttgtcaataccacactgtttttgtTACTATGGCTTTGCTGTGTGCCTTAATATCTGCTAGGACAGGTGTCCCTTCTTTgctctcctttgtcaaagactgAACTATTTATGGacctttgtttttctatttcaattttagAGTAAGTTTATCaagtttcttaaaaatcaaaCTGGGAAAGTGACTTTATAGATTAATTTTGGGAAAAATTACATCTGTAATATTTAGTTACTCTATTTAAAAGCAATGGATCTTTCTCCATTTGTGCCAGTCATTTTCAGTGTCCTTTATTAATAGAGTTTAAAATGTATTACCACAGAAATCTTGCTTAGTGTTGGAGACTTTAATTCCaggatattttataatttttgcttattttgaatATAGTTGTGCTATACTCAGGTTGGTTGGCATAGAAaaatgttattgattttaaaagtcAGTTATTGAAgtgttatatacatacacaaaaaagtgTACAAATTATGCGTCCAGCTCAAGAAATTATTACACAGTGAACGCATCTATGCAGTCTCCACCCAGGTCAGAAAGTAGAGCAGTACCAGTGCCACCCAGAAGCTCCGTTATGTCCTCCCGGTTACCTCCTTTGCCCTCCTCCCACAAAGTATCATTATTCCTGGcttctgaaaatttaatttttttggtctgTTCCTTAATGTCATATGATGTTTGCTGTACATTTATGGCATATAACGTTTATAAATAAGGGTTTTCTTTGtgttcctagtttgctaagaaagagtgtttttgttttgctttttggttgtAAATCTgtgttgaatttttcaaatacctttttctgtgtctatttagaaaagcacattttctttctctctttagagAAAAAGAACTGTTTATGTGGAGAATACACTGAGAGTGCTCCCATTGTGGGACCACCCTTGCACCCCAGGACAATCTCTACATGATCAtgttgcattattttaaaaaatataatattggcTAATATTTTCTCTACAATTTCTGCATCTGTGTTCACTTTCATACAACCATACAACTTGACTGTTGGAACTACTTGCAAACTAATAATGTGTAAGCTGTGATTGGGAGGGCTCTGTTGGTTCTGGGGCTTTTTCTTGAATGGTGTGTGTAAAGACTTCTGACATAGAAGTGTGGAGCTTTTCTTGACTCAGAGTAGTGTGGGGACAGAGACCTTTTGCATTTAAGAGATAAAGAAAGCCTTATAGCCTTTCAGGAATGTGGCCTAAGGACTTATCCCTACACAAGAAAATGCATTTCCTTTCTAGGGGCTCCTTCTATGCTTCTCCCTTGTTTTGAGGGTCTGTGGTGCTTGCTCCatgtctgtctctcctcctcctgtcatgtctctgtgtctctgtcttgaTGCTTTTTATCCCTGTCCTTGTCATTTTCTGTCCAGCTCAATGCCTTTGGATAGGCCACTGTTCTCTCACCCTCAGTCTTCCCTTCTTTGAAATGGAAGCAAGTCCCCAGTTTACAGCCTTGTGCATATTGCCCTGGGGGACATCTTGGTCTCAGTCATTCTTATCCTCCTCTGTGTGGCCAGTGTATCCCTCTGGCACGCTTGTTCCTGAAGCTTGTGGCAAACCCTGGTGGCTGAAGAATTTGGATGTGACCCGCCATTGGCCCTGGGAGGTGAGCCTCCGAGTGGAAAATGAGCACGTGTGTGGAGGGGCCCTCATTGACCTCAACTGGGTGGTGACTGCTGCCCACTGTATCCAAAGGTGAGTGTGGCCCATGGAGACCTACGGCTGCAGTGGGCCCAACTTAGACTCCTCATCTCCTCTGTGAAAAAACatgggagtgggggaggtggggggagtgggaaGGGATGTCCAGAGAAGGGAAGAGTCATGTTCATGAGTTCATGATCTCACCGAGGCCAGGGAGTGAGCTGGGGCGGGAGCCCCAAGCAACAAAGACTGTATCGTAACCAGGGCAACAGGCAAGCCCAGCACACACCCCACTCCTCACACACTTTAGAACATGCGTGCATGCTAATAGCTGCACACTCGAATACAGAACACATAGACCAGGCCGTTTGAATCAGCCTGGCTGATGGGTGAGGAGGCAGTCATGTCTCTGACCCGAGGGCCCCCAGGCTGGATGAGTAAAGTGGAGTGGCTGGGCAGATCAGGCAGGACTTCTGCTGAGGGGAGCGTCCTTGGCAGAAGGAGGAGCAGAGTGTTGCTTGAGAACCTGACAGCTACCAGGTGGGGCTCTGTGTCTCCTGTAGCACAAAAGATTATTCAGTGATTCTTGGCACCTCCAAGCTGAAGCCCATGGACTCCAGGAAGGCCCTCTCTATCCCCGTGAGGGACATCATAATGCACCCCAAGTACTGGGGCCGGACCTTCTTCATGGGTGATGTTGCCCTTCTCCAGCTTCACACTCCAGTTGTCGTCAGCAAGTACGTGCAGCCCATCTGCCTCCCAGAGCCCAGCTACAACCTGAAGGTTGGGACACAGTGCTGGGTGACTGGCTGGGGCCAGGTTAAACAGCGCTTCTCAGGTGAGGAGGATGGGGTCAGGGGTGAGGCGTAGTACCCCAGAGGGAGCACTCCTTTCCTTCGGGGCCTTGCCTGCTGAGCCTCCTCATGGTACTTCTCAGGAAGCTGCGGCCGTTATCTCTGGCTTCGGATTCTTTGGGTGTGTTAGGATTGCTCCTCACATGAGAAATGTTGCCATGGTTTACACCATTGCACTTGCTATGGACACTTCATTTAGGCCTAGGAAAGCCTGATCACTTGCCTCTTACAGAAGCTCATAGTCAGGGATTCGtaaattcattcactcacttattcGTTCACCTGACAAACTTTGTTCAGGCATTTGCCACACGCCAAACTCTTGGCACTGGTAATGCATGCCCTGCCTCTAGGGAACTCATAACTGAGTGTTGGTGGGGACACAGACTGACAAGGAAAGAGGCAAAGACTTTGTCAGGTGACCTTGAGAGCAAGTCCAGAGGGATCTGGGATGAGCTGTGGGCAGAGAGTCTGCCTGAGATGCCTGAAGGAGGAGCGTGTATCAATCAGGtggcagagggcacagccagTACAAAACTCAGAGGCTGGAGAGAAGCAGCATGGAGTTGGGGTTTCAATTTCTGAGTGGTTGCGTTGAAACTTGGATTATAGCCTGCTTGGTTCAGAAACAAAAGATTCCCAGAGAAAGGGGTCCTGAAATAGAGCCTTAGAGGGTAAGGTGCTTGCCAGGCATGATCCACACCACAGGGAGAAGGACCAAGTGAAGGAGAGCATGTGGGTGTGAAGGGGTGTGGCCAAGTCTTGATGATGGAGGTGACAAGACCCTGGGAAGAGGCAGGGCTGAGTAGAGTGAGGAGTCGGTTCTCACCCCACTGGGCTCCTCCACAGCCAACTCCACGCTGACCCCAGAGCTGCGGGAGGCTGAAGTGTTTATCATGGACAACAAGAGATGTGACCGGATTTACCGCAAGAAGTCCCTCATGCCCCGCATTGTCCCTCTTGTCCTGGGAGACATGATCTGTGCCACCAATTATGGAGAAAACTTGTGTTATGTGAGTTTCTGGGAGGTTCTGACAGCTCTTCTTCAGTTGGGATGACTCCAGGTAGGGGAGCAGTGCCCCGGGGAGGGGTTTGCTTGGCCTCCCTCTTTGTCATCATCATCAGGCAGTGCTCTACTCCCATCTTCCTTCCCCGTGACTTCGATTTTGCCTGATATTCTGGGATGAGGTCCCCATCTGAGGAGTGGAGGAGGACTCCAGGTAGTGAGATCCTCAAGGAATGAAAGCAGCTTCCAAGCAGAACTCAGAGGGTGGGCATTCTGGGTCCCCCAGCCCCTCGGGTTCCAGCTGGGCCTAGAGCCTCCATCACTCCTCTCTCTTTGCCTAGGGGGATTCTGGGGGTCCATTGGCTTGTGAAGTCGAGGGCAGATGGATTCTTGCTGGGGTGTTGTCCTGGGAAAAGGCCTGCACCAAAGTACGTAATCCGGGCGTGTACACCCGTATCACCAAATACAGCAAATGGATCAAGAAGCAAATAAGCAGTGGGGTTCTCTCAGTCCCCTGCACCTCCACCTGGCTCCTATTCCTGTCCTGGCTGCTGCAGCCCCAGATGGACCCCTgatcttccccttccttcttctccGTGCTTTGCCTTTGCCGAATGGGGCCAGCTCAAAGTTAGACCAAGGTCACATGTCTGTATTCAACAAGAGTCAAGGTGGGGAAAGAGTGGCCCCTGGGAGACTGGGTCCTGCTTTGGCCTCCTAGTGGGGAGGGATGTGGTGGATGACTAGGCCTTGAGTGACCAGCAGAAGGGAAGTGTGGTCTAGAAGGGCTCTGGAATTGGGGACCAGGATAGCGGGGATTAAATTTGTGCAAACATGAGCTGGCTCTGTTCTCTTTTCTGGGTAgccctgggggttgggggtaggTGGCCTTCTGGAATTAATTCTGCCAGGAGGCTCCCCAGAGTGGGGACTGATGGTTTTTGCTATATCACTTGTGCTGGGGCTTTGGGAAAGGGCCTGGGCCTGAGGCATCAGtttactcaactgtaaaatgggcatgctGTAAGGGAGCAATTGAGACAAGCACTGTAGGTGACAGTAGGAAGGATCCACATACTGTGCTCCAAACTcagccttcttcttcttttttttaatggcattaaaaaaagtttgattGCAAAAGTTCCccttctacattttttaaaaattaaaaacaattaaaagcaaTATCTGAATTTTCATTGTGATTTaccaaaaaaattcagaaatacatGTAAAGATTCCCCTTTGCTCATTCACCCCCACCACTAATGCTGCTCCCCTTCCCAGAAGTAATCATTCTTAGCAtccttaaataaaatatctttaaggttttttaaataaatagaatcctatgtatgtattattaataacctatgttttaaaaaaactatatgccTTGAAAATCTTTCTATATCAATACCTAGAGCTATTTGTAAGTTTATATTATTGCAAGTGTACCATGTGGTTGTAATGTATATTATTTAACCAGCATCAAGTTTTAGGCTGTTTCTGACTTGTTAGCATTGCagcagtgctgccatgaacatatcCCTGCGTGCTCAGGGGTTGCGTGGAGGAGGATACACTCTGAAGCATTTCTGCAGCTGTCTTCCTAGGAGTGGATTCCGGGGAGGgccatcaaaagaaacaaaatttaataattttgggTGAATACTATACAATTTTCTCCTCCCAAAAGCTGAATCAGTATACATTCACACCTACAGTATACAAGAATGAGTGCTTCTcctttttgctaaaaatggatATTATTAATCTTCAAAAATTTTGCCCATCAGTGGTAGAAAGTTAaatcattgctgttttaatttgcatttccttgattggaaaaatgtgttttcatatgtttattgagaAAAAGGTGTACCTTTTCCCTAGTAAATCCTCTGTTCTTATGCTTATTGTAGAAATTATGTCGTTTATCTTTTTCTCATGGAAGGTCTTTATCTTTTCTGAATATTGAccttttgttgattattttacaaatattttctccagttgtTGCCACTTATCTTTTAGAAATATGTGGAATATATGGGTAATTTTCccgtaaagactttaaaaattactattgaATGAAGTCAGTCAGTCTTTGCTTTCTTTATGGATTTTTGTGGCTTGCTTAACTTGGGCTTCTCCATCTCCAGATTATAAAGGTAtctttacatatttcttttaatattttgacaaatttattttctatgtgtaaCTGTAATCCATTTGAAATATCTGTTTATGTATGAGTCAGGCTCTAACTTTTCTTGTAGAGCCCATCATTTTCCTGCTGATTTGAATGTCCACATTTATAATAACGAAATCCCAATATGTTTGTGGGTATGTTTTTGAAACCTCTGTTATTTCTCACTAATCTGTTTGCCTGTCCCTGGGCTAGTGCGGCACTGTTTCAATCAGCTTCATGTTATGTTTTGTTAAATGGTAGCAGAAGCTCTcctcttctcaaaaaaaaaaaaaaaaaaaaaaaagaaaaagaaaaagaaaaaaaattgcctaaCCTACAAAGTTTGCCTcacatataaactttagaatcagtttgtcggttttctttaaaaatgttattggtaTTTGAATTGAAATTAAATACACAGAATAATTTGGAGAGAACTGTCATTTTTATAGTGTTGATTTCCTAACCAGGAATATGGTATATGTCTCCATTCATTCAGCTCTTCTATTCATGGATGTCTGGAAAAAcattgagtttatttctgagtattttacaAATTTTGATTATGTTTGTTATGGATGGTATCTTTTCCCATTACGTTTTTCCTAATTCTACGTATTAGGTATTTTAAAGCTGTtggtggattttaaaaaatagtgatcTTGACTCCTggtcatcttgcaaaactgtgtAATTCAGTAGTTTTTCAGTTGATTCTCTTGGCTTACTTGGGGGTAATCACATCACCTAAAATTGTGACAGCTACCTCTTGTCCTTTTTGAAAGTCacactgtttatttcttttgttatctCATTGCTGGAGACTCTAGCACAATATGAAATAGTAGCAATAATAGTGGGGGTACATGAGCTGACCCTgacttcattatttcattcattccacagatacTTGGAATTTcccctgggccaggcactgttttgggccgaggtgacacagtTGTAAGCTATTAAGATGATTATTCTTATTTAATCTGTTCACATAGTGAAATACATTACTAGATCTCCAGGAGATTTCTTAGGTAAATCCTGTAATACACTCTGGATCCAATATCTaccattttgtttataatttttgttcCAAAGTTAAATTGGCCTACAATTTCCCTTTTTGTTCCACCCTCAGTGCCATTGCTTTGCTAGCCTCTTAAAACATGTTGAGGACCTTTCAAGTCTTTTCCTGTGCCTTAGAGTAGTTTATATAACACCAGCATTATCTGTTCCTTACATTTGGTAGATTGTGCACATAAAACTCACTGGGcctgatgccttttttttttttaagctctttattggaatataattgctttacactgttgtgccggtctttgctgtacaacaaagtgaatcagctatatttatacatatatccccatatcccctccctatcccagccctctaagtcatcacccatcatcgtattgatctccttgtgttatgcagcagcttcccactagctatctgttttacatttggtagtgtatatatgtcaatgctaccctctcacttcatcccagcttctccttcacccccccgccctgtgtcctcaagtccattctctacatctgtatctttattcttgccctgttactgggttcatcagtacagtttttttagattccatatatgtgagttaccgtacagtatttgtttttctctttctttctggcttacttagctctgtatgaTGGACcatagatccatccacctcactacaaataactcaatttcattcctttttatggctgagtaatattccattgtatgtatgtgccacatcttctttatccattcatctattgatgggcatttaggttgcttccatgtcctggctattgtaaatagtgctacagtgaacattgtggcacatgtttctttttggattatggttttctcagggtgtatgcccaggaatgggattgctgggtcatatagtagttctatttttagttttttaaggaacgttcatactgttttccataggggctgtaccagcttacattcccactaacagtgcaggagggttctcttttctccgcaCCCGATGCCTTTTTTAGGGGACAAATctttgactattttaaaaaatatctttcatagtTATTGGCTTAATTGGGTTTCCTACctctttttgcattaattttagtaaaataaatcaatttagcttagattttaaaatttcagactgATATGTAAAATTTGAACCTGtggtttctttcctatttttaatattatttacagGTGTGCTCTttcacttttcttaatttttaaagattagaatTGTCAAATTTTTGTCTATTTCatagatattttccaaaaaaCACTTGGTGTGctgttttggtctttttgtttttttaatttaatttttaaatttttttttaagctctgtgttggaatataattgctttggtGTACTGTTAATGGTTAGCTTTATGGTATCCATCCTTCCCTCATGTTACTACAGGTCCTAGTCAGCAGCCCACACTGTCTGCCATGTTGCTCATCATCTTCAGGGAGAAGCT is a genomic window containing:
- the LOC130835262 gene encoding serine protease 45-like, which encodes MAASLSCFSAGPTAWRLSGLSHRLLLLLLLLQLLLLSSGYTGDNAKPACGKPWWLKNLDVTRHWPWEVSLRVENEHVCGGALIDLNWVVTAAHCIQSTKDYSVILGTSKLKPMDSRKALSIPVRDIIMHPKYWGRTFFMGDVALLQLHTPVVVSKYVQPICLPEPSYNLKVGTQCWVTGWGQVKQRFSANSTLTPELREAEVFIMDNKRCDRIYRKKSLMPRIVPLVLGDMICATNYGENLCYGDSGGPLACEVEGRWILAGVLSWEKACTKVRNPGVYTRITKYSKWIKKQISSGVLSVPCTSTWLLFLSWLLQPQMDP